A window of the Bacteroidota bacterium genome harbors these coding sequences:
- a CDS encoding glycosyltransferase, with translation MVTGAPRSRPRAVLLGLGPALRDSRTLREAELLEALGWEVHLVGYDAAQAQGPWPVHRLTTRFDRGPARFWAHDRAARRLLGALPAELYQALDLYSLPACAWAADRWGAALTYDARELYPDVAATVGRPWVRAFWRALEARYIRRAHWVFTVSEGIAELLALRYEIPKPLVVRNVPAYRPVPPSRRLRERLRLPSEAFLFLHQGHMQRGRGLERLLVAFGRANLADAHLVLLGEGPLRGPLQERARRLGLSGRVWFLDPVAPAELLAYTASADVGVSLLEDTCLNHRYALPNKLFEYLMAGLPVLASDLPEIRAIVAGFDVGLLVDPRDPEMLREAIERMRTDDAARRRWRERTRAVFDVYRWEFEARLLQSVYERLP, from the coding sequence ATGGTAACGGGGGCACCTCGATCCCGTCCGCGAGCCGTTTTGCTCGGCCTGGGGCCTGCGCTCCGCGACAGCCGCACCCTGCGGGAGGCGGAGCTGCTAGAGGCCTTGGGATGGGAGGTGCATCTAGTGGGCTACGACGCGGCCCAGGCTCAAGGCCCTTGGCCCGTACACCGGCTTACGACGCGCTTTGACCGGGGCCCAGCCCGTTTCTGGGCCCACGATCGGGCCGCGCGGCGGCTGCTAGGCGCCCTGCCGGCTGAGCTGTATCAGGCCCTGGACCTATACAGCCTTCCGGCCTGCGCCTGGGCCGCAGACCGATGGGGTGCTGCGCTCACATACGATGCGCGCGAGCTATATCCGGACGTCGCGGCTACGGTCGGCCGCCCCTGGGTGCGGGCCTTTTGGCGCGCCCTGGAGGCACGCTACATCAGACGCGCCCATTGGGTTTTCACCGTAAGCGAAGGCATCGCCGAGCTGCTTGCGCTTCGGTACGAGATCCCCAAGCCGCTTGTGGTGCGCAACGTTCCAGCTTACCGCCCTGTCCCTCCGAGCCGGCGGTTGCGGGAGCGCCTCCGGCTGCCCTCGGAGGCCTTCCTGTTTCTGCATCAAGGGCATATGCAGCGCGGCCGCGGCCTGGAGCGGCTCCTTGTGGCCTTCGGGCGGGCTAATCTAGCCGATGCCCACCTGGTTTTACTTGGCGAAGGCCCTCTGAGGGGCCCTCTACAAGAGCGGGCCCGGCGCCTGGGCTTAAGCGGACGCGTGTGGTTTTTGGACCCTGTTGCCCCCGCGGAACTGCTCGCGTACACGGCCTCAGCCGACGTGGGCGTCAGCCTGCTTGAGGACACCTGCTTAAATCACCGCTACGCGCTGCCCAACAAGCTGTTTGAATACCTCATGGCCGGTCTGCCCGTGTTGGCCAGCGATCTGCCCGAAATCCGCGCCATAGTGGCGGGTTTCGACGTGGGGCTGCTTGTCGACCCGCGTGATCCGGAGATGCTGCGCGAGGCCATAGAGCGCATGCGGACCGATGATGCCGCCCGTCGGCGCTGGCGCGAGCGCACCCGAGCCGTCTTCGACGTCTACCGATGGGAGTTTGAGGCGCGCCTGCTACAAAGCGTCTACGAGCGGCTGCCCTAG
- a CDS encoding Gfo/Idh/MocA family oxidoreductase → MDRVRLAHVGMGYWGRQVLRNFAALPEVELLWVCDLNLDRLREQLGERAQVRVTSRFEDVLADPRVQAVSIAAPTEWHFEMARRALESGRDVFVEKPMTLTVEEAQRLVELVERTGRILMVGHLLLYHPAFVYAESLIERGELGLLYYLYSTRVNLGIVRRHENAFQSLAPHDIALALRYLRDRPVAISAHGQSFLQPGIEDVVFATLYFESGRIAHLHTSWLDPHKIRRVTLVGSRKMLVIDDVEAVEKVRIYDKGVDVQPTEPKPYATYTEAMTVRDGDIYIPRIPMQEPLRLECEHFVCCVRERLRPKSDVYDGLRVVQVLEAAKRSLQTGRTEPIAAL, encoded by the coding sequence ATGGATCGGGTGCGATTGGCCCATGTGGGGATGGGCTATTGGGGGCGTCAGGTGCTGCGCAACTTCGCCGCCTTGCCGGAGGTGGAGCTCCTGTGGGTCTGCGATCTGAATCTGGATCGCCTCCGGGAGCAGCTCGGTGAGCGCGCACAGGTGCGCGTTACTAGCCGCTTTGAGGACGTGCTGGCGGACCCGCGCGTGCAGGCCGTCTCCATCGCCGCGCCCACGGAGTGGCATTTTGAGATGGCCCGACGCGCCCTGGAAAGCGGCCGCGATGTGTTCGTGGAAAAGCCCATGACGCTCACCGTAGAAGAGGCCCAGCGCCTGGTGGAGCTTGTCGAGCGCACGGGGAGGATCCTCATGGTGGGCCACCTGCTACTGTATCATCCGGCTTTTGTGTACGCCGAATCCCTTATCGAGCGAGGCGAGCTGGGGCTTTTGTATTACCTGTACAGCACGCGGGTGAACCTGGGCATCGTGCGCCGGCACGAAAACGCCTTCCAGAGCCTGGCCCCGCACGATATCGCGCTAGCCCTCCGCTACCTGCGGGACCGCCCCGTGGCCATCTCCGCGCACGGGCAAAGCTTTCTGCAGCCCGGCATAGAGGATGTGGTCTTCGCCACGCTGTACTTCGAATCCGGTCGCATCGCGCACCTGCATACCTCTTGGCTGGATCCCCACAAGATCCGGCGCGTTACGCTTGTGGGCAGCCGCAAGATGCTGGTCATAGACGACGTGGAGGCCGTGGAGAAGGTCCGCATATACGACAAAGGGGTGGACGTGCAGCCTACGGAGCCTAAGCCCTACGCCACCTATACGGAGGCCATGACGGTGCGCGACGGGGACATCTACATCCCCCGTATCCCCATGCAGGAGCCGCTTCGGTTGGAGTGCGAGCACTTCGTCTGTTGCGTGCGGGAGCGCCTGCGGCCCAAGAGCGACGTCTACGACGGCCTGCGCGTAGTGCAGGTGCTGGAGGCCGCCAAGCGCTCCCTGCAGACGGGCCGCACAGAACCTATAGCGGCCCTCTAG
- a CDS encoding DegT/DnrJ/EryC1/StrS family aminotransferase — protein sequence MDKPLTAPQIQMVDLLGQHRRIRDELLRAIEEVLDGGQYIRGPQCERFEANLAAYLGCRYAIGCASGTDALLIALMAIGLRPGEEVITTPFTFVATAEMIALLGARPVYADIDPRTFNLDPADVAARIGPRTRAIIPVHLYGQPADMDAILDLASRHGLYVIEDAAQAIGAEWRGRKVGTLGHVGCISFFPSKNLGALGDGGAVVTNDPGLAQRMRMIANHGARIKYHHELVGLNSRLDTLQAALLDVKLRYLEAYLAARQEAAARYDALLADIPEIVLPFRDERARHVFHQYTIRASDRDRLRAFLEARGVPTMIYYPLPLHLQPAYRHHGYAEGDFPQAERAAREVLSLPMHTELNEAQLQHIADSIRAFYGR from the coding sequence ATGGATAAACCCCTTACCGCGCCTCAAATTCAGATGGTGGATCTCCTGGGGCAGCATCGCCGCATCCGCGATGAACTCTTACGGGCCATCGAGGAGGTGCTCGACGGGGGGCAATACATCCGGGGTCCCCAGTGCGAGCGCTTTGAGGCGAATTTGGCCGCCTATCTGGGCTGCCGGTATGCGATCGGATGCGCTAGCGGCACAGACGCGCTGTTGATCGCGCTTATGGCCATCGGCTTAAGGCCGGGGGAAGAAGTCATCACGACGCCCTTTACCTTCGTGGCCACGGCCGAGATGATCGCCCTGCTCGGGGCGCGGCCCGTATACGCGGACATCGATCCGCGCACCTTCAACCTGGATCCGGCCGATGTGGCCGCGCGCATTGGCCCGCGTACGCGCGCTATCATTCCCGTGCACCTCTACGGGCAGCCGGCGGATATGGACGCCATCCTGGATTTGGCCTCCCGTCATGGCCTGTATGTGATCGAAGACGCGGCCCAGGCCATAGGGGCCGAATGGCGGGGCCGTAAGGTGGGCACCCTGGGGCACGTTGGCTGTATCAGCTTCTTCCCCTCCAAAAACCTGGGCGCCCTCGGCGATGGCGGCGCGGTCGTGACAAACGACCCTGGGCTAGCCCAGCGTATGCGCATGATCGCCAACCACGGGGCGCGCATCAAGTATCACCACGAACTTGTGGGGCTCAACTCCCGGCTTGACACGCTGCAAGCGGCCCTGCTGGACGTTAAGTTGCGATATCTGGAGGCTTACCTGGCCGCCCGCCAGGAGGCAGCCGCCCGCTACGACGCCCTGCTGGCGGATATCCCGGAGATCGTCTTGCCGTTTCGGGACGAGCGCGCCCGGCATGTGTTTCACCAGTACACGATTCGGGCCTCTGATCGCGACCGGCTTCGGGCCTTTTTAGAGGCGCGCGGCGTGCCCACTATGATCTACTATCCCCTTCCCCTGCACCTACAGCCCGCCTACCGGCACCACGGCTACGCCGAGGGGGATTTCCCCCAGGCCGAGCGCGCGGCGCGCGAGGTGCTCTCGCTGCCCATGCACACGGAGCTCAACGAAGCGCAGCTGCAGCACATCGCAGATAGCATCCGGGCCTTCTACGGGCGCTGA
- a CDS encoding prolyl oligopeptidase family serine peptidase, with the protein MRARIGCMLLVGFLWGSSAGAQEVSRYKQPSSDIVALLEAPSPPSVQLSPDGRWLLLMERPTMPTIGDLAQPMLRLAGVRINPRTNGTFQTQFIVRLTLLDLQRRLMQPVELPPEPRIGFVSWSPDGRRIAFVQQDSEGLALYVADPLTGRSRRLEVGRLNGSLGQPYQWLGGDRLLCWVVPEGRGKPPAPPEVPEGPRVQETAGRQAPVRTFQDLLSSPYDEALFEYYFTAQLLELDLATERVSLLGEPGIFDEVEPSPDGRYLFVARILRPYSYFVPYGSFPRQLEIWTRPGGVRLRTLALLPLAEDTPIGGVRKGPRQVRWDPTHPARLLYVEALDEGDPRRRVPHRDRLVAWEAPFEAQPQEWLRTEFRLTGLQWTERGDGLLVTELDRPTRKTRTFWYDPRNLSAPPRLLFDRLTEDRYNDPGQWVMRTRPDGQRFIRQSPDGRYAYLIGAGATPRGEYPFLRRIDLRTFRTEELFRSADPYYEMPIALLDERLLLTSRESASEPPNYFLRDLRSRTAVALTHFPDPQPIFRKVRKQLITYRRKDGIQLSGTLYLPPDYQPGERRPAFIWAYPIEFATADAAAQVSGSPNRFTRVSGASHLFLVLKGYVVLDNAAMPILGGQRANDTFLEQLILNAEAAIRALDSLGVADTRRLGVGGHSYGAFMTANLLAHSELFRAGIARSGAYNRTLTPFGFQNEERTLWEAPELYVRLSPFMHADKINEPLLLIHGDADNNAGTFPIQSERMYHALKGLGKTARLVQLPLESHGYAARESVLHVIQEMIEWMDRFVRGSPIGSGGQ; encoded by the coding sequence ATGCGCGCGCGCATCGGGTGCATGCTGCTTGTGGGCTTTCTGTGGGGATCATCTGCAGGGGCCCAGGAGGTTTCCCGATACAAACAGCCCTCTTCGGACATCGTGGCGCTATTGGAGGCGCCTTCACCGCCCTCGGTGCAGCTGAGCCCAGATGGGCGATGGCTTCTGCTCATGGAACGCCCGACGATGCCCACCATCGGGGACTTGGCCCAGCCGATGCTGCGCCTGGCCGGTGTGCGCATAAACCCCCGCACAAACGGGACCTTTCAGACGCAATTCATCGTGCGTCTTACGCTTCTGGACCTGCAGCGCCGCCTTATGCAGCCGGTGGAGCTTCCGCCAGAGCCCCGGATCGGCTTTGTGTCTTGGTCCCCCGACGGACGCCGGATCGCCTTCGTACAGCAGGACTCCGAAGGGCTAGCCTTGTACGTAGCCGACCCCCTTACGGGCCGCTCCCGACGTTTGGAGGTCGGGCGTTTAAACGGCTCGCTTGGGCAGCCGTATCAGTGGCTCGGCGGGGATCGGCTTCTGTGCTGGGTGGTGCCCGAGGGCCGCGGAAAGCCGCCTGCGCCGCCTGAAGTGCCTGAGGGGCCGCGCGTGCAGGAAACGGCCGGCCGGCAGGCCCCGGTGCGTACCTTCCAAGATCTACTCAGCTCTCCGTATGATGAGGCCCTCTTTGAGTACTACTTTACCGCTCAGCTCCTGGAGCTCGACCTTGCTACAGAGCGCGTTTCCTTGCTGGGAGAGCCGGGCATCTTTGATGAGGTTGAGCCCTCTCCGGATGGCCGATATCTGTTTGTGGCCCGCATCCTGCGGCCGTACAGCTACTTTGTCCCCTACGGCAGCTTTCCGCGCCAGCTTGAGATCTGGACGCGCCCCGGGGGCGTGCGACTGCGCACCCTGGCTCTGCTGCCTTTAGCTGAGGACACTCCGATCGGGGGGGTGCGCAAAGGGCCCCGTCAGGTGCGCTGGGATCCCACGCATCCGGCCCGGCTGCTCTATGTGGAGGCCCTTGATGAGGGGGATCCGCGTCGTCGCGTCCCCCACCGGGATCGGCTGGTGGCCTGGGAGGCGCCCTTCGAAGCTCAGCCCCAGGAGTGGCTGCGCACGGAGTTTCGGCTCACCGGCCTACAGTGGACCGAACGAGGCGATGGGCTTTTGGTCACTGAGCTGGACCGGCCTACGCGCAAAACGCGCACCTTCTGGTACGATCCGCGCAACCTGTCCGCTCCGCCCCGGTTGCTTTTTGACCGGCTCACGGAGGACCGCTATAACGACCCCGGCCAATGGGTGATGCGCACCCGGCCTGACGGACAACGCTTCATCCGGCAATCCCCCGACGGCCGCTACGCTTACCTCATCGGGGCCGGGGCCACGCCACGCGGAGAGTATCCGTTTCTGCGCCGGATCGATTTGCGCACGTTTCGAACCGAGGAACTCTTCCGCAGCGCCGATCCCTACTACGAGATGCCCATCGCGCTACTCGATGAGCGCCTTCTGCTCACCAGCCGCGAGTCCGCTTCGGAGCCCCCGAACTACTTCCTGCGCGATCTGAGAAGCCGAACCGCGGTGGCCTTGACGCATTTTCCCGATCCGCAGCCAATTTTCCGCAAGGTCCGCAAGCAGCTCATCACGTACCGACGCAAAGACGGCATCCAGCTTTCGGGCACCTTGTACCTGCCCCCCGACTACCAGCCCGGAGAACGTCGCCCGGCCTTCATTTGGGCCTATCCCATCGAGTTCGCCACGGCCGATGCGGCCGCGCAGGTCTCTGGATCCCCGAACCGGTTTACGCGCGTATCTGGGGCTTCCCACCTGTTCCTGGTGCTCAAAGGGTACGTGGTCTTGGATAACGCCGCCATGCCCATTTTGGGCGGGCAGCGAGCTAACGACACCTTCCTTGAGCAGCTCATCTTGAACGCCGAGGCTGCCATCCGTGCCCTCGACAGCCTGGGAGTAGCCGATACGCGCCGCCTCGGGGTGGGAGGGCATTCTTACGGCGCCTTCATGACGGCCAATCTGCTGGCGCACTCGGAGCTGTTTCGAGCGGGGATCGCCCGCAGCGGCGCCTACAACCGCACGCTGACCCCGTTTGGCTTTCAAAACGAAGAGCGAACCCTCTGGGAGGCGCCCGAGCTCTACGTGCGCCTGTCTCCGTTTATGCACGCAGATAAAATCAACGAGCCCCTGCTGCTCATCCACGGGGATGCCGACAACAACGCGGGCACCTTCCCTATTCAGTCGGAGCGCATGTACCATGCGCTTAAGGGCCTGGGCAAGACGGCGCGTCTGGTGCAACTGCCCCTAGAGAGCCACGGCTATGCGGCGCGGGAGTCTGTTTTGCACGTGATTCAGGAGATGATCGAATGGATGGACCGCTTCGTGCGCGGTAGCCCGATCGGATCAGGCGGCCAGTAG
- a CDS encoding arginine deiminase family protein, which translates to MRVYRSAAEIDFHLTDLPRRAEPGRVLMVRPDYFEVAYVINPHMQGQLGKVDRARALEQWEALRAAYERLGFSVVVLEPVPGLPDMVFAANQSLPFQSPEGRRRVWMSRMHAPQRRPEVPHIEAWYRSEGYEVDHFSDPEVSDFEGMGDAIWHPGRMLLWGGYGFRSSLRAYEEISRRWGVPVVALELRDPDFYHLDTCFCVLDEETVLLYPGAFSAEGLALMRRLWPRLLEAPESEARRLFACNAHTPDGRHVLIQRGCSETARMLTQHGFAVIEVDTSEYLKSGGSVFCMKMMVY; encoded by the coding sequence ATGCGCGTATACCGAAGCGCGGCCGAGATAGATTTTCACCTGACTGATCTACCTCGCCGGGCTGAGCCCGGGCGCGTGCTCATGGTGCGGCCCGATTACTTCGAGGTCGCCTACGTGATCAATCCCCATATGCAGGGTCAGCTCGGCAAGGTGGACCGCGCCCGGGCCTTGGAGCAGTGGGAGGCCCTGCGCGCCGCATACGAGCGCCTGGGCTTTTCGGTTGTGGTCCTGGAGCCCGTGCCCGGACTTCCGGACATGGTTTTTGCAGCCAACCAGAGCCTGCCGTTTCAGAGTCCGGAGGGCCGGCGCCGGGTCTGGATGAGCCGCATGCACGCCCCCCAGCGTCGACCCGAGGTGCCGCACATCGAGGCCTGGTATCGAAGCGAGGGCTACGAAGTCGATCACTTCTCCGACCCCGAGGTGTCGGACTTCGAAGGGATGGGAGATGCGATCTGGCATCCGGGGCGCATGTTGCTTTGGGGGGGATACGGGTTTCGCTCCAGTCTGCGGGCTTACGAGGAGATCAGCCGGCGCTGGGGGGTGCCCGTGGTGGCCTTGGAGCTTCGGGATCCGGACTTTTACCACCTGGATACCTGCTTTTGCGTGCTCGATGAGGAGACGGTTCTGCTCTACCCGGGGGCCTTCAGCGCTGAGGGGCTTGCCCTCATGCGGCGGCTCTGGCCGCGTCTGTTGGAGGCCCCGGAGTCGGAGGCAAGGCGTCTTTTCGCCTGCAACGCGCACACGCCAGACGGCCGACACGTGCTTATCCAGCGCGGCTGCTCGGAGACCGCGCGCATGCTCACGCAGCACGGTTTTGCGGTCATTGAAGTGGACACAAGCGAGTACCTCAAATCCGGCGGTTCGGTTTTCTGCATGAAGATGATGGTCTACTGA
- a CDS encoding mechanosensitive ion channel family protein, whose protein sequence is MMEVGRALLDANFWERLLWGALQVAVILLLAWALYGALIRLLRRYERRAAGLSAVDPERQRIYTIVTLLRSLGRYLVGILALLSVLAAIGINIGPILAGAGVAGLAIGFGAQTLVKDVIAGFFLLFERLIAVGDLINLRGEIGVVEEIGLRVTKIRKFNGELLIVPNEELRFFGNRNRDFMRAVVELDVAYEQDVERIMQILNAVATRWAQERAEIVLEPPVVQGILQFGDSGMRLRLSAKVKPGTQFEAELELRRRIREAFAAHNVDIPFPRRMVYVHEQQPDFRIRE, encoded by the coding sequence ATGATGGAGGTTGGGCGCGCGCTGCTTGATGCAAACTTCTGGGAGCGGCTCCTCTGGGGTGCCCTTCAGGTGGCCGTGATCCTGCTTTTGGCCTGGGCCCTTTACGGCGCCCTGATCCGGCTGCTTCGACGTTATGAGCGTCGTGCGGCCGGGCTTTCGGCTGTGGATCCGGAGCGGCAGCGCATCTACACGATCGTGACCCTGCTGCGGAGCCTGGGCCGTTATTTGGTGGGCATTTTGGCCCTGCTTTCCGTTTTGGCCGCCATCGGGATCAACATCGGCCCGATTCTGGCCGGCGCCGGCGTTGCGGGGCTGGCCATCGGCTTCGGGGCCCAAACGCTCGTAAAGGACGTCATCGCGGGCTTTTTCCTTCTCTTCGAGCGCCTTATCGCCGTAGGCGACTTGATCAACCTGCGCGGGGAGATCGGCGTCGTAGAAGAGATCGGGCTTCGCGTAACGAAGATCCGCAAGTTCAACGGCGAGCTGCTCATTGTGCCCAACGAGGAGCTGCGGTTTTTCGGCAACCGGAACCGCGACTTTATGCGGGCCGTTGTGGAGTTGGACGTGGCCTACGAGCAGGACGTGGAGCGCATCATGCAAATCCTAAACGCCGTGGCCACGCGTTGGGCCCAGGAGCGCGCCGAGATCGTGCTGGAACCGCCGGTCGTGCAGGGCATTCTGCAGTTCGGCGATTCGGGTATGCGCTTGCGCCTGAGCGCGAAGGTAAAGCCTGGGACGCAATTTGAGGCGGAGCTGGAGCTGCGCCGCCGCATTCGGGAGGCCTTCGCCGCGCACAACGTGGACATCCCGTTTCCACGCAGGATGGTCTACGTGCACGAACAACAGCCGGATTTCCGGATTCGGGAGTAG
- a CDS encoding NUDIX hydrolase: MNVRVDRLRLPSGAEIAEFHVIEQPDFANVLAITPTGEAVLLETYRHGMGEIALELPGGVVDPGETPLEAARRELREETGYEAEAWLPLGRVALNPHTHTNWVHLFLARGARATSSAKRDPMEDFRLELVPAHALPKLVEQGRIIQATMVSAIFWAAYRGLL, encoded by the coding sequence ATGAACGTGCGCGTAGATCGGCTTCGGCTGCCCAGCGGAGCCGAAATCGCGGAGTTTCACGTGATCGAGCAGCCGGACTTCGCCAACGTGCTGGCCATCACTCCGACGGGGGAAGCGGTCTTGCTGGAGACCTATCGGCACGGCATGGGCGAAATCGCCCTGGAGCTTCCGGGCGGTGTGGTGGACCCAGGAGAGACGCCCCTGGAGGCCGCACGGCGCGAGCTGCGCGAGGAGACGGGCTACGAGGCCGAAGCGTGGCTCCCTCTGGGGCGCGTAGCGCTCAACCCCCACACGCACACAAACTGGGTCCATCTGTTTCTGGCCCGCGGCGCACGGGCCACTTCGAGCGCAAAACGCGATCCGATGGAGGATTTCAGGCTTGAGCTCGTGCCGGCGCACGCGCTGCCGAAACTCGTCGAACAAGGCCGCATCATCCAGGCCACCATGGTGAGCGCCATCTTCTGGGCCGCTTACCGGGGGCTGCTCTGA
- a CDS encoding tetratricopeptide repeat protein encodes MRCTASQPIGLLGLLFLLWAGCRGAQPDAPPESVDAFVGDSVCASCHGDIAALYRRTPKAQALYRLAPDRVVEDLSGQEAVYEPRTGFYYRAFRQGDAFFQEEYRLDARGRKTHRLVYPMQYVVGSGNAARTYLYEENGYLFQLPLSWYAQSGRWGLSPGYERANARFFRPIRQACLGCHTGHFRPVPETSNRYEAFSLGIGCERCHGPGARHVALHRGGKRSRSGPDTTILNPRRIPPERRLDLCQQCHLETTVSFYREGKGPLDYRPGRRLSDYWVAFVDSALSASTVQVASHVERMQQSACFRGSRGRLDCLSCHDAHRASRELGPEHFNRICQGCHDLGRLSRGPLAATHGPEAPCTSCHMPRIRPSAVPHAAFTDHAIPRRPDRPPSGTPPPQRTSGQLTPVFAELRRDPAYPVYEGIAYLAYAREHPETRALERAIDRLLRGLREVPGHAEGWYLLGYAYEWRGERSRARAAYARAAALEPTAERLLALARLAEWDGDWKEAERCYQEALRRQPELPEALTNLGRLLELKGRLAEARTCYEQAVRLRPSLAEARFNLGTLLVRLGAPQEAEAHLRRAVALEPDYAKARNNLAVLLAQTGRLQEAIAEWEEVVRLEPAHADALFNLALAYAQNGRLREARRMAERFLQRYPDEPRSDRLRALLGGSSSGSQ; translated from the coding sequence GTGCGCTGCACCGCAAGCCAGCCTATCGGCCTGTTGGGCTTGCTCTTTCTGCTTTGGGCGGGCTGCCGGGGAGCGCAACCCGATGCACCCCCGGAAAGCGTAGATGCGTTCGTGGGGGATTCGGTCTGCGCCTCTTGCCACGGCGATATCGCGGCCCTGTACCGGCGCACCCCCAAGGCGCAGGCCCTCTACCGGCTCGCCCCGGATCGGGTGGTGGAGGATCTCAGCGGCCAAGAGGCCGTCTATGAGCCCCGAACGGGGTTTTACTACCGTGCCTTCCGTCAGGGAGATGCGTTTTTTCAGGAGGAATACCGGCTAGATGCCCGAGGCCGCAAAACGCATCGGCTCGTCTATCCCATGCAATACGTGGTGGGCTCGGGCAACGCCGCGCGCACATACCTATACGAGGAAAACGGATACCTCTTCCAGCTGCCCCTGAGCTGGTATGCGCAGAGCGGCCGCTGGGGCCTAAGCCCAGGCTATGAGCGGGCCAACGCGCGTTTTTTCCGCCCAATCCGGCAGGCTTGCCTGGGCTGCCACACGGGCCATTTTAGGCCTGTTCCGGAGACGAGCAATCGATACGAGGCCTTTAGCCTGGGCATCGGCTGCGAACGCTGCCACGGACCGGGGGCACGACATGTGGCCCTGCACCGAGGGGGCAAGCGGTCCAGAAGCGGACCCGACACCACGATCCTCAACCCCCGGCGTATTCCCCCGGAGCGGCGCCTGGACCTCTGCCAACAATGCCATCTGGAGACAACCGTATCCTTCTATCGGGAGGGCAAAGGGCCGCTGGACTACCGACCGGGTCGGAGGCTTTCGGATTACTGGGTCGCCTTCGTCGACTCTGCCCTTTCGGCGAGCACGGTGCAGGTCGCAAGCCATGTGGAGCGCATGCAGCAGAGCGCCTGTTTCCGAGGCAGCCGAGGGCGGCTGGATTGCCTGAGCTGTCATGACGCGCATCGCGCAAGCCGCGAATTAGGTCCGGAGCACTTCAACCGGATCTGTCAGGGCTGTCACGACCTCGGGCGCCTCTCGCGGGGCCCGCTCGCCGCCACGCACGGGCCTGAGGCCCCGTGTACTTCCTGCCACATGCCCCGGATCCGGCCCAGCGCCGTGCCCCATGCGGCCTTCACGGATCACGCCATCCCGCGCCGACCCGATCGGCCCCCCTCCGGGACACCTCCGCCCCAGAGGACCAGCGGGCAGCTTACGCCGGTCTTCGCGGAACTCAGGCGGGATCCGGCTTATCCGGTCTACGAGGGCATCGCCTATCTTGCCTACGCCCGCGAACATCCCGAAACGAGGGCCCTAGAGCGGGCCATCGACCGCCTGCTGCGCGGGCTACGGGAGGTCCCCGGCCATGCCGAAGGATGGTACCTGCTGGGATACGCCTACGAATGGCGGGGTGAGCGAAGCCGGGCTCGCGCGGCCTACGCCCGGGCCGCGGCGCTTGAGCCCACAGCGGAGCGGCTGCTGGCCCTGGCGCGCCTGGCGGAATGGGACGGAGACTGGAAGGAAGCGGAACGGTGCTATCAAGAGGCGCTACGACGCCAGCCCGAGCTTCCGGAGGCGCTCACGAACCTGGGCCGGCTTTTGGAGCTGAAAGGACGCCTTGCGGAGGCGCGCACCTGTTACGAACAGGCCGTGCGCCTGCGGCCCAGCTTAGCGGAGGCGCGCTTCAACCTCGGCACTTTGCTTGTTCGGCTGGGAGCGCCCCAAGAGGCCGAAGCGCACCTTCGGCGGGCTGTTGCGCTAGAGCCCGATTACGCCAAGGCGCGCAACAATTTGGCCGTTCTGCTCGCCCAAACGGGCCGCCTTCAGGAGGCCATCGCCGAATGGGAGGAGGTGGTGCGCCTGGAGCCGGCGCATGCGGACGCGCTTTTCAATCTGGCCCTCGCCTACGCGCAAAACGGCCGGCTGCGCGAGGCCCGCAGGATGGCGGAGCGCTTTCTGCAGCGCTACCCCGATGAGCCCCGATCCGATCGGCTGCGCGCCCTGTTGGGGGGCTCCTCCTCCGGATCCCAGTGA